In Fusarium oxysporum Fo47 chromosome XI, complete sequence, the following are encoded in one genomic region:
- a CDS encoding glycoside hydrolase superfamily, with protein sequence MKGLLSTLCLALAHFCQVAETKSGSWSGTNNYFLQGISDSAQDAYIQTLSSYDTKVVRLWVNQASKGCQKGSQIVRDIPQLETTIGQYNKVTLDEIDKLLVKLSDKNIKAIISPHDANSLIGDYRKDAYWARWGSGYFYGKQDAFDAYDARLSYILNYKGTYSGKVWKNWPNAIFSFNLQNEPMTPGPSNCKNGDPSGWACGRATFMRNAGLDSHILISTGGLGGDFSHGCTFLPAVTQCKAIDAISVHRYASVPGKWSANLPNWLNQANGKKVYLEEWGVDSQQYDQKSAFVSEVNDMNSAGLPNMYWQLLPPSSGGCSYNPKNDAGDPFGIYTNSGVNLAGPINGATSSGAAQDWTDRYGFACTESLRASTSISRHIIPFRFCQLFTETMNQQSISQSTENENEGGGLTLIPVKFKNELKRLRDVNGLHATPRTIYLDATGIAKDELINLHLFIPSNRILYTFNVRKLGDAAFSAVGNSEISLRTLLESTKIPEVGFDIRDISRILFHRFKVSLGGVHDDPGKIRWHNPDDAKDLRFYQEFGHAPYWIMKRVKIFPVLWEIYNTKLSKPKNAVWLP encoded by the exons ATGAAGGGTCTCCTCAGTACGCTGTGTCTAGCCCTCGCTCACTTTTGTCAAGTGGCCGAGACCAAGTCCGGGTCTTGGTCTGGCACCAACAACTACTTCCTGCAAGGCATATCAGACTCAGCCCAGGACGCTTATATCCAGACCTTGTCCTCCTACGACACCAAAGTTGTCAGGTTGTGGGTCAACCAAGCTAGCAAGGGCTGCCAGAAAGGGAGCCAGATTGTCAGGGATATCCCGCAGTTGGAGACCACTATTGGACAGTACAACAAGGTAACTttggatgagattgataagCTTCTGGTCAAGTTGTCGGACAAGAACATCAAAGCTATCATCTCACCCCATGACGCCAACTCCTTGATTGGAGACTACAGAAA GGATGCCTATTGGGCCCGATGGGGCTCTGGGTATTTCTATGGGAAGCAGGACGCCTTTGATGCATACGACGCGCGTCTGTCGTACATTCTTAACTACAAGGGCACATACTCTGGCAAAGTCTGGAAGAACTGGCCGAACGCCATCTTTAGCTTTAACCTGCAG AATGAACCCATGACTCCTGGACCTAGCAATTGCAAGAACGGCGACCCTTCAGGCTGGGCATGTGGCCGTGCAACCTTCATGCGCAACGCGGGACTCGACAGCCATATCCTGATTTCCACCGGTGGCCTAGGCGGCGACTTTTCACACGGTTGCACCTTTCTCCCTGCGGTCACGCAGTGCAAGGCCATTGATGCCATTTCCGTCCACCGTTATGCGAGTGTCCCTGGCAAATGGAGCGCCAACTTACCCAACTGGCTGAATCAGGCCAACGGAAAGAAGGTCTATCTCGAGGAATGGGGAGTCGATTCGCAACAGTACGATCAGAAGTCGGCATTCGTCTCGGAAGTGAATGACATGAACTCTGCTGGCCTGCCTAACATGTACTGGCAACTTCTTCCCCCATCGTCTGGAGGCTGTAGCTACAACCCCAAGAATGATGCTGGTGATCCTTTTGGCATCTACACTAACTCTGGAGTCAACTTGGCGGGTCCGATAAATGGTGCTACCTCATCGGGTGCTGCTCAAGACTGGACTGATA GATATGGATTTGCA TGCACAGAAAGCTTGCGAGCGTCCACAAGCATATCGCGCCATATCATTCCTTTTCGCTTTTGTCAACTATTCACCGAGACAATGAACCAGCAATCGATCTCTCAATCTACTGAGAATGAGAATGAGGGCGGTGGACTGACCCTCATACCGGTCAAATTCAAGAATGAACTGAAACGACTACGAGATGTCAACGGGCTCCACGCGACACCTCGGACGATCTATCTCGATGCCACAGGAATAGCCAAAGACGAGTTAATCAACCTCCACTTATTCATTCCATCGAATAGAATACTTTACACGTTCAATGTGAGAAAACTTGGAGATGCAGCCTTCTCGGCCGTCGGCAACAGCGAAATATCTCTTCGAACGCTGCTCGAGTCGACAAAGATCCCCGAAGTGGGATTCGATATCCGCGACATATCCCGAATCTTGTTTCACCGATTCAAAGTGTCACTAGGCGGAGTTCATGACGATCCCGGCAAAATTCGGTGGCACAATCCCGATGATGCAAAAGACCTACGGTTCTACCAAGAATTCGGCCATGCGCCGTATTGGATCATGAAGCGGGTCAAGATATTCCCAGTATTATGGGAGATTTACAACACGAAGCTTAGCAAGCCAAAGAATGCAGTCTGGCTACCCTAG